A genomic window from Pyricularia oryzae 70-15 chromosome 7, whole genome shotgun sequence includes:
- a CDS encoding Arg-6 protein → MLSAARGAFRAGARRCIGARAIAAPARTLPVPRLAAAHAARRSFSASAPVLSQSNTRGVVVQAISSVASQREVQQYLSLFTSVESQKFAVIKVGGAILTDYLDELCQSLAFLYEVGLFPIIVHGAGPQLNKLLEDAGVEPQFEEGIRVTDAKTLAIARQLFLEENLNFTKKLEDYGVNVRPATAGVFYADYLNKDKWGYVGKITKVNTDIIEGAINRGCLPVLTSLAWTADGQLLNVNADVAAAELARALEPLKVVYLSEKGGLFDGDGSKISTINLDEEFDWYMGQEWCKYGTRLKIKETKQLLDTLPRTSSVAIIHPRDLQKELFTDSGAGTLIRRGGKFLTATKVSEFGDLAKIKEAFLRDHTDDPEAKTQMENYFDYLSKDVNFKAYYDEHVRVFAVVLPPKQDGGLAKLATLTMTSSGWLSGVADTIFAAIRKDHKKLVWVVDDNDENISWFQEKADGAVNQNGKVFFFYGVQDMNEVVPAMNQFFKEGNATLYSEGDMAKVEQLSSGVSTSGATRPVGRPQGQQIRSYHTSPRRPTVTQPFRTSRGPAFSRSYVSTTNPNPPLGKKNASNTRQAKVALIGARGYTGQALITLLNSHPHMELKHVSSRELAGKKLEGYNKSEIIYENLSPEDMTDMEESGEIDCWVMALPNGVCAPYVNAIYQGRRGRSDALNSVIVDLSADYRFDDSWTYGLPELVSRDSISQAKRISNPGCYATGAQLAISPLLEHVGGQPWIAGVSGYSGAGTKPSRKNDTTFLADNMLPYSLTDHMHEREISRQLGVDVAFVPHVAPWFSGIQLTIGIPLNKTMNSRDIRHIYQDRYAGERLVKIIGEPPFVKDIANKHGVEIGGFQVHSSGKRVVVCATIDNLLKGAATQCLQNMNLALGYAEYDGIPIM, encoded by the exons ATGCTTTCTGCCGCACGGGGCGCCTTCAGGGCCGGAGCCCGCCGGTGCATTGGCGCCCGAGCTATCGCTGCGCCTGCTCGCACCCTCCCCGTTCCTCGCCTCGCCGCAGCTCACGCCGCCCGCCGCTCCTTCTCCGCCTCGGCGCCAGTCCTCTCCCAGTCCAATACCCGAggcgtcgtcgtccaggCCATCAGCAGCGTCGCTTCCCAGAGGGAGGTCCAGCAGTACCTCTCCCTCTTTACCTCGGTCGAGTCACAGAAGTTTGCCGTCATCAAGGTTGGTGGTGCCATTCTCACCGACTACCTTGACGAGCTCTGCCAATCCCTCGCCTTCCTTTACGAGGTCGGCCTCTTCCCCATCATCGTCCACGGAGCCGGTCCCCAGCTCAACAAGCTTCTCGAGGATGCCGGCGTCGAGCCCCAGTTCGAGGAGGGCATCCGCGTCACCGACGCCAAGACTCTTGCCATTGCCCGCCAGCTCTTCCTTGAGGAGAACCTAAACTTCACCAAGAAGCTCGAGGACTACGGTGTCAATGTGCGTCCGGCCACCGCAGGCGTCTTCTACGCCGACTACCTCAACAAGGACAAATGGGGATACGTGGGCAAGATCACCAAGGTCAACACGGATATCATCGAGGGGGCTATCAACCGTGGCTGCTTGCCGGTGCTGACCTCCCTCGCCTGGACCGCTGACGGCCAACTGCTCAACGTCAATGCCGATGTTGCCGCTGCCGAGCTCGCCAGGGCTCTTGAGCCGCTTAAGGTCGTCTACCTCTCTGAGAAGGGTGGCCTTTTTGACGGCGATGGCAGCAAGATTTCGACCATCAACCTTGACGAGGAATTCGACTGGTACATGGGACAGGAGTGGTGCAAGTATGGCACCAGGCTCAAGATCAAAGAGACCAAGCAGTTACTTGACACCCTCCCCCGCACCTCTAGTGTCGCCATCATCCACCCCCGCGACCTGCAGAAGGAGCTGTTCACCGACTCCGGAGCCGGTACGCTTATCAGGCGAGGCGGCAAGTTCCTTACTGCGACCAAGGTCTCCGAGTTTGGTGACCTTGCCAAGATCAAGGAGGCCTTCTTGCGTGACCATACCGACGATCCCGAGGCCAAGACCCAGATGGAGAACTACTTTGACTATCTGAGCAAGGACGTCAACTTCAAGGCCTACTACGACGAGCACGTCAGGGTCTTTGCCGTTGTCCTGCCCCCCAAGCAGGATGGCGGTCTGGCAAAGCTTGCCACCCTGACCATGACTTCTAGCGGTTGGCTCAGCGGTGTGGCTGACACCATTTTCGCTGCCATCAGGAAGGACCAcaagaagcttgtctgggTTGTCGACGATAACGATGAGAACATCTCATGGTTCCAGGAGAAGGCCGATGGTGCCGTGAACCAGAACGGCAAggttttcttcttctacGGAGTCCAGGACATGAACGAGGTGGTGCCTGCCATGAACCAGTTCTTCAAGGAGGGTAACGCGACTCTGTACAGCGAAGGAGATATGGCCAAGGTCGAGCAGCTCAGCTCTGGCGTGAGCACCTCTGGCGCCACTCGCCCCGTTGGCCGTCCGCAAGGCCAGCAGATCAGGTCGTACCACACTTCCCCTCGCAGGCCTACCGTCACTCAGCCGTTCCGTACCAGCAGGGGGCCAGCCTTTTCCCGTAGCTACGTCAGCACTACGAACCCCAACCCTCCATTGGGCAAGAAGAACGCGTCGAACACCAGGCAGGCCAAAGTTGCACTGATTGGCGCTCGTGGTTACACTGGCCAGGCCTTGATCACCCTCCTCAACTCACACCCACACATGGAGCTGAAGCACGTCAGCTCGAGGGAGTTGGCGGGCAAGAAGCTTGAGGGCTACAACAAGAGCGAAATCATCTACGAGAACCTCAGCCCGGAGGACATGACGGATATGGAGGAGAGTGGCGAGATCGACTGCTGGGTGATGGCACTGCCTAACGGCGTTTGTGCGCCATATGTCAACGCTATTTACCAGGGCCGCCGCGGACGTTCTGATGCTCTCAACAGTGTCATCGTCGACCTGTCAGCAGACTACCGCTTCGACGACAGCTGGACTTATGGTCTTCCTGAGCTTGTTTCGCGTGACTCCATCTCCCAGGCCAAGCGCATCTCAAACCCGGGTTGCTACGCCACAGGCGCGCAGCTCGCCATCTCTCCTCTCCTTGAGCACGTCGGCGGTCAGCCTTGGATCGCAGGCGTCTCGGGCTACTCTGGCGCAGGAACCAAGCCGTCGCGCAAGAACGACACGACCTTCCTGGCGGACAACATGCTTCCCTACAGTCTGACTGACCACATGCACGAGCGTGAGATTAGCAGGCAGTTGGGCGTCGATGTGGCTTTCGTGCCGCACGTCGCACCCTGGTTCTCTGGCATCCAGCTCACCAtcggcatcccgctcaaCAAGACCATGAACAGCCGTGACATTAGGCACATCTACCAGGACCGTTACGCCGGCGAGAGGCTAGTCAAGATCATTGGCGAGCCTCCTTTTGTCAAGGATATTGCCAACAAGCACGGTGTCGAAATTGGTGGCTTCCAGGTGCACTCGTCGGGCAAGAGGGTCGTCGTCTGTGCTACCATCGACAACCTCCTGAAGGGTGCTGCGACTCAGTGTTTGC AAAACATGAACCTTGCTCTCGGCTACGCCGAGTATGACGGCATTCCCATCATGTAG
- a CDS encoding D-arabinono-1,4-lactone oxidase — MRRNKSSDDGLGALSPRAAGIIREANVADGIPFRAKAGHVHRTWARTFSSLPELYLQPESEAEIEKIINLARRCRRRVTVVGCGHSPSDLTCTSGWLVNLDNYNKVLDIDRLTGVVRMQSGIRLYALAAELERVGLAMPSLGSINEQSIAGAISTGTHGSSLQHGLISDDVVELKVTLGNGTTRTCSATEDPDLFRAALLSLGALGIISEVSFRAVPRFSLSWYQTIDTDKKMMAQWDTTLWTQDHFVRVWWFPYMRKAVVWRASEPGPVLGQDYAEPEPPRLDPPASWYGGTLGYLVYHNLLSLAQVVPRILPWVEWFVFGMQYGFRNGTTIHGVQPSREALLMDCLYSQFVNEWAIPLSKGPEALMRLGSWLNKLKPGDEGYVEHGIPFSVEGLWVHSPVEVRVADTSLNREKRCRPWLDPTVEDGPTLYLNATLYRPYHRDPPSYKRYYEAFEWLMKDMGGRPHWAKNFRCQTIEELYGDNLQQWRAVRDRADPEGMFAGPWHRRLVLEAGDDKHYLLPLEEAEVERRQAEGDGLRVTGDCGGRK; from the coding sequence ATGCGACGTAACAAATCAAGCGATGATGGCCTTGGTGCACTCAGCCCACGCGCAGCCGGCATCATCCGCGAGGCAAATGTCGCGGACGGCATTCCCTTccgggccaaggccggccacGTGCACCGCACATGGGCGCGGACCTTCAGTTCGCTGCCGGAGCTGTACCTGCAGCCCGAGTCCGAGGCCGAAATCGAGAAGATCATCAACTTAGCTCGACGGTGTCGGCGACGGGTCACTGTCGTGGGGTGCGGCCACTCGCCCTCGGACTTGACGTGCACGTCTGGTTGGCTGGTCAACTTGGACAACTACAACAAGGTCCTGGACATAGACCGCCTGACCGGCGTCGTCCGCATGCAGAGCGGCATCAGGCTTTATGCGCTGGCAGCAGAGCTGGAGAGGGTTGGCCTGGCGATGCCGAGCTTGGGAAGCATCAACGAGCAGAGCATCGCGGGGGCCATATCGACGGGCACCCATGGAAGCAGCTTGCAACACGGGCTGATTTCAGACGATGTTGTTGAGCTGAAGGTGACCTTGGGGAACGGGACGACGCGGACCTGCAGTGCAACGGAGGACCCGGATTTGTTTCGGGCCGCTCTGCTCTCGCTCGGTGCCCTGGGAATCATCAGCGAGGTGAGCTTCCGGGCCGTGCCGAGGTTCAGTCTGTCCTGGTACCAGACCATCGACACGGACAAGAAGATGATGGCGCAATGGGACACGACGTTATGGACCCAAGACCACTTTGTTCGTGTTTGGTGGTTCCCGTACATGCGTAAAGCCGTGGTCTGGCGGGCATCGGAACCTGGACCCGTCCTAGGGCAAGATTACGCCGAGCCAGAACCCCCGAGACTGGACCCACCTGCGAGCTGGTACGGTGGCACCCTCGGATACCTCGTCTATCACAACTTGCTTTCGCTCGCACAGGTGGTGCCCAGAATACTTCCATGGGTTGAATGGTTCGTGTTTGGGATGCAGTACGGCTTCAGGAACGGGACGACGATCCACGGCGTCCAGCCCAGCAGGGAGGCTCTTCTCATGGATTGCTTGTACTCTCAGTTCGTGAATGAGTGGGCCATTCCCTTATCGAAgggaccggaggcgcttATGCGGTTGGGGTCATGGCTCAACAAGCTCAAGCCAGGTGACGAAGGCTATGTTGAGCACGGAATCCCATTTTCTGTCGAAGGCCTATGGGTCCATTCTCCTGTAGAAGTCAGAGTTGCAGACACTTCTTTGAATCGGGAGAAGAGGTGCAGGCCCTGGCTGGACCCGACGGTCGAGGATGGGCCGACACTGTACCTGAACGCCACGCTATACCGACCCTATCACCGAGACCCGCCGTCGTATAAGAGATACTACGAAGCCTTCGAGTGGTTGATGAAGGATATGGGCGGGAGGCCACACTGGGCCAAGAACTTCAGGTGTCAAACCATCGAGGAGCTATACGGCGACAACCTCCAGCAGTGGCGTGCAGTTCGTGATAGGGCTGACCCGGAGGGTATGTTTGCTGGGCCATGGCATCGTCGACTTGTTCTCGAGGCTGGAGATGATAAACACTACCTGTTGCCCCTGGAGGAGGCAGAAGTCGAAAGACGGCAGGCCGAGGGTGACGGTCTTCGTGTGACCGGGGACTGCGGAGGCAGAAAATAG
- a CDS encoding rab protein geranylgeranyltransferase component A codes for MESLNETLWDVVICGTGLQQSLLALALSRSDKKVLHLDPNNFYGGPEAALTLLEAEEWAKAHSSQQQSPSGDLKCASAPSTFASANVTRPQDGDEATGGLSSPRAYSLALAPHIIHARSRLVEQLVSSRAFRQLEFLAVGSFFVLSRSSSQDTANPLRLTRIPSTREDVFSDSSIPARAKRSLMKFLKFVLDYNSEPQTEIWQAEADSPLAGFLETKFKLDNDLRAYVVTLTLAPDGNAITTKDGLAAIHRHLTSMGYFGPGFAAVYPKWGGASEIAQVACRSGAVGGGVYMLGTGIKNIKTAESDESEVDSLSIELSNETVVRTKLLVRGMEDRPAVPSDKGHAIDRQSLSRLVAVVNSPLSSLFEPVVEGAPLPAVAVIACAPGTLNGIGDIGSQEYPVYMIVHSSDTGECPSGQSLLYLSTQSTISSQKMLQQSIEPILASVTSSSGASTPRCLWSLSYEQTRETSSTQIDGKVVTVPGVPLTLAFGDETLDPVFEAWKVVMGEDADPESYMKFADREGMGDEDNDM; via the exons ATGGAGTCGCTCAACGAGACATTGTGGGATGTCGTGATTTGCGGCACAGGACTACAACAGTCTCTCCTTGCCCT TGCGTTATCGAGGTCTGACAAGAAGGTTCTTCACCTTGACCCAAACAACTTCTACGGTGGTCCTGAAGCTGCCTTGACCTTGCTGGAAGCAGAGGAATGGGCCAAGGCGCATTCGTCACAACAGCAGTCCCCTAGTGGGGACCTGAAGTGCGCTTCAGCGCCCTCGACTTTTGCATCTGCAAATGTCACGAGGCCGCAAGATGGCGATGAAGCAACTGGCGGTCTGTCATCGCCACGCGCATACTCACTAGCCCTCGCACCACACATCATCCACGCCCGCTCGCGGCTCGTCGAGCAGCTAGTATCGTCACGCGCGTTCAGGCAGCTTGAGTTCCTGGCCGTAGGCTCATTCTTTGTTCTCTCTCGTTCCTCCTCACAGGATACGGCAAATCCCCTAAGACTCACTCGCATCCCTTCAACCCGTGAGGATGTCTTCTCGGACAGCTCGATCCCCGCCCGCGCCAAGCGGTCGCTCATGAAATTTCTCAAGTTCGTACTGGACTACAACTCGGAGCCTCAGACTGAGATCTggcaggccgaggccgatTCGCCGCTTGCCGGGTTCCTGGAGACCAAATTCAAGCTCGATAATGACCTCCGGGCTTATGTTGTTACATTAACCCTCGCGCCGGACGGCAATGCCATCACAACCAAAGATGGCTTGGCGGCGATCCACCGTCATCTTACTTCAATGGGATACTTCGGTCCGGGATTTGCTGCTGTCTACCCCAAGTGGGGCGGTGCGAGTGAGATTGCTCAAGTAGCCTGCAGGTCTGGCGCTGTCGGTGGCGGCGTCTACATGCTTGGCACAGGGATCAAAAATATCAAAACCGCAGAGTCGGATGAGTCTGAAGTGGATTCGCTCAGCATCGAGCTCTCAAACGAGACCGTAGTACGAACGAAGCTCCTTGTCCGTGGCATGGAAGATAGACCGGCGGTTCCGTCCGACAAAGGTCATGCGATAGACAGGCAATCCTTGAGCAGGCTGGTCGCGGTTGTGAATTCGCCACTGTCTTCGTTATTCGAGCCAGTGGTGGAAGGGGCACCGCTACCTGCGGTTGCCGTGATCGCATGTGCTCCCGGCACCTTGAACGGCATTGGTGACATTGGTTCCCAAGAATATCCAGTATACATGATTGTGCATTCGAGTGACACGGGTGAATGTCCCTCAGGTCAAA GCCTACTTTACCTCAGTACTCAGTCGACCATAAGCTCGCAAAAGATGCTGCAGCAAAGCATCGAGCCCATCCTAGCTTCTGTGACCAGCTCAAGTGGTGCATCTACACCCCGTTGTCTTTGGTCGCTGTCATACGAACAGACACGTGAAACCTCATCCACTCAGATCGATGGCAAAGTCGTGACGGTTCCCGGAGTACCGCTTACACTTGCTTTCGGCGATGAGACCCTGGATCCGGTCTTTGAGGCTTGGAAGGTCGTTATGGGTGAGGACGCTGATCCAGAAAGTTACATGAAGTTTGCGGACCGGGAAGGTATGGGTGACGAAGACAACGATATGTAA